The DNA region GAATTTCTTCGGGAATTTTTCTTGACAAAAAATACTATACACAATGTTTCAtttcacattatattttaatgtcataaCTATTTGTTATTTGCTACTGTGTTTGTTGTATATTACATTCATTTTGAGATATTTTATTCACCAGTGTTTTttgcttactttttttttcaaattggtaCAATTTGCAAAAATTggtctatttaaaaatatttttgtattttaataggaATACTATAGAGTATtcctattaaaatacaaaaatattataaaaaagcatgTGATTTTATAgtgtttaatacaaataaatgtattgagaaattaaaaacaaatgtgttttcaaataaatttattcacttAACAGGTACAAGACAGTAAGCTTACAGCTTGAGCTTGGTTCTCCTCCAGTGACGCCTCTTAGCATTGTaactgtaagaaaaaaataagcaataaatatttatttttattacaatgatatactacaatatttattactcgATTTATCAACaactttatatttcttaatattgtaTTAGGTGGGTAtcaaaaaatttgtaaaatattaaggcAATGGAGTCCGACCTTCTTCATGCCAGATGTGtaagtcaaaaataataaaataaactagaaCTCTTTAACAACAAATGAAACATTTACAACTCCATCACTTTtaccataatattattttgtttgtatcaaTTATTAAAGCAATTTTCATACCATGGTTATTGCAGGCAGAATAAATATAAGggaattagtttaaaataatcttgaaCATACAtggttataaaatatcattacttTCTCTTGATTTATtctatcaaatttataaaatgtttgatttattgttggttaaaaaagattttaaatagaaatattaattattttgtgtcattattatttcataattcttaaatttaattgttattatatatctatacacacatttatctttataattaatatatgtacccATTCCAATCGAaagagtaaagaaaaaaaactttagatTTTCATTTTCTCACAAATCCATAGTGAGTATATAAGAGTATTCAAGAGCTCGACCAATGATTTTGCAACAATTCGAAGTCGAAGTTGTTTATTGGTCTTTACTTCTCTTGTGGTTTGAATACACAATAgttcaaaacatttaatataacagaaaatataataaataataaatatagtcgaGTATTCATcaagttttttatgtaatttttatttttctggatttttatattatagtatttataacatttgataTATTCTTTTGGGTTGATAAAAGGAGCCTTTTTACATTTTCATGCAAATAGTTCATTACTTTGTGGTGATAgtagtattgttgtatatataaggGACTTAATTTGTACCAACTAATATGACAGACATTATCCCCAAGCTCCTGCTAGGATGCTAAAGTAACCTAGTCTTACTGCATTATAGCATGCAGTTCTGTCAGTGgagaagtttatatatatttcatacctATAAAAGTATGACATTTGTTCGAAGCTACAAGCTTTTATACAATACtacttattgtatattaaacaaaaactgaaacaggttttaatttaatacttaaacAATTAAGTTTAAAGAATTACTAAAAAGTATTTACACAACAAGAACTAGTGACTTTGACTTTACTGTTTACaaacgtaatattattttttattttgttttctagaattaattattccatatttaaaaatttctaaaatagtattatgattttataaacaCATACAACACGCCTAAGGTAGGTAGGTATGCATATGCATATCTGTACGTAAATTCtagaaaataatagtaatgGAAAACAATGTTATTGCGAGTGCTTCGAAACCGACAATAAGcaactgaaaaaataataatcgctttatatttaagtaattataataataaaaagcttaCCGAATTGTGTTTCCAGTACGCATTCTGACCCATTGGGGAATTGGTCTGTTTTGTTTCAACTTCTTCGCAAGCTTGcgcttaataataaatgtcttgTGGGCCGACTGAAAGAGtaagaataacaatttaatatcaaaatcactttaaattattaagattataacGATAAtggtcgatttaaaaaaaaaacctgtactCCTACCATGTTTGCCTTCCCGCTGTCAATACTAGAAGAAAAAGATGGAAGATTATAACTTCGACTTTGACGTAGGCTCTTGTCCAAAATTTTTAGGTACTGAGCATAGATAATACATATACACTATTACTGAGTATAAGTCTTTTAACACAATtcccaaataaaataattattttgtacttataaattttaattcctaaaaattttaaataattactaaatttagtaaaacgtttttttaaaataactatttcaattattatcaacACTGTCATAGTGTTtatctcattattttaattacctatAAAAGAAattgtacaaattttaaaaccttTACTCAATCAGTCGGAATCCGCTGCTTATAGCTACTTACAGATCTCTATTAAGTCTGCCAAAGGTCCGATCTCTACCTTTCGGGTCCAGCGGGGTATCAACAACTTTTTATAGGTGCACTCCAGAACCTCCTGCGTTTGCTGATCTTTCTCGAATTCTCTAAGCCATCAGCCATATATATGTAACTAGTATAAAGAAAGTAATCAAAAATGTAGTGAATGAATGAGTCTAGTGAGTAAGCCCCAAAGCGACCCCGTGCGCACTCTGTATAATC from Nymphalis io chromosome 4, ilAglIoxx1.1, whole genome shotgun sequence includes:
- the LOC126781799 gene encoding 60S ribosomal protein L39, which codes for MSAHKTFIIKRKLAKKLKQNRPIPQWVRMRTGNTIRYNAKRRHWRRTKLKL